The following proteins are co-located in the Flectobacillus major DSM 103 genome:
- a CDS encoding NIPSNAP family protein → MQKAKTFWSILLFCLIALFQANADTPQDRVYEMRIYYASEGKFEDLMARFRNHTLKYFAKHNMKVEGFWLPLENKENKMIYVLSYPSREAREASWKSFMADTGWQKVMKESAVNGEIVAKIENLFLKMTDFSPYNMKSVGNRIFELRVYKATPNNLQALLDRFRDNTVKLLEKHGMTNIIYWTPIDKAQGADDMLYYILAHKDKETSLDGFKAFGVDPEWLSAKKATEAKAGGSLTVSITSEYWVPADFSPIK, encoded by the coding sequence ATGCAAAAAGCTAAAACATTCTGGAGTATACTTCTGTTTTGTCTCATTGCCTTATTTCAGGCCAATGCAGATACACCCCAAGACCGAGTTTACGAAATGCGAATTTATTATGCCTCAGAAGGCAAATTTGAAGATTTGATGGCTCGGTTCCGCAATCATACACTCAAGTATTTTGCCAAACACAACATGAAAGTAGAAGGCTTTTGGTTGCCCCTCGAAAACAAAGAGAATAAAATGATATATGTGTTGTCGTACCCTTCTCGTGAAGCCAGAGAAGCTTCTTGGAAAAGCTTTATGGCCGATACAGGCTGGCAAAAAGTAATGAAAGAAAGTGCCGTTAATGGCGAAATTGTGGCTAAAATAGAAAATTTGTTTTTGAAAATGACCGATTTTTCACCCTACAATATGAAATCGGTAGGAAATAGAATATTTGAATTAAGGGTTTATAAGGCTACCCCCAACAATTTACAGGCTCTGCTTGATAGATTCCGTGATAATACCGTCAAGCTACTCGAAAAACATGGTATGACCAATATTATTTATTGGACACCTATCGACAAAGCACAAGGAGCCGATGATATGCTATATTATATACTAGCTCATAAAGATAAAGAAACTAGCCTTGATGGCTTCAAAGCCTTTGGTGTTGACCCTGAGTGGCTCAGTGCCAAAAAGGCCACCGAGGCAAAGGCTGGCGGTTCTTTGACTGTAAGTATTACCTCCGAATACTGGGTTCCTGCCGATTTTTCTCCTATCAAATAA
- a CDS encoding TonB-dependent receptor, protein MKNILLIVSLFLSIDSLAQKIQGKVIDAQKQALVGVSIIQKGTNNGVVSNSNGEFELPLKANTNNEIQVSLVGYITRTVKSSGQGSLSIVLQEDTKQLNEVVVVGSRSSQNRTVVNSAVPVDIIALKDIQTTNPLLNVNDILNYLVPSFNANRQSASDGTEHIDPASLRGLGPDQVLVLINGKRRHTTSLVNYQNTVGNGSVGTDLNAIPVSAIDRIEVLRDGASAQYGSDAIAGVINIVLKKNAGFAANATGGVTSRGDGQTADLNLYYGTTFAKEKGHVSIATQFNNREKTSRSQNHDLIIFDQSSLGNFFAYDFTENPAASRKFDDDELKKRGLTRDDFNFQVGDAKISNIQAFVNSGYKVSEKTELYAFGGLGFRKGTGFGFRRLPSEETVVLSLFPNGFQPHLNSDIFDGSLAVGAKFKLGETSILDLSNTFGTNSFGYEVSNTNNASLGDKSPTSFNAGSHRFSQNTINIDYSSYLKEVLSGLNFAAGAEYRNENYQIKAGEEASYINGGAQSFPGFSPLNALNKSRHNWALYTDLEANLTTKFLVSGALRFEDYSDFGNTLNGKVAARYSFSDVFSIRGAYSTGFRAPSLHQQYFNNIATDVVDGVLLNSGIFTNDSPIAKAIGIPKLKQETSKNATVGFTISPSKAFAITVDAYQIQVDDRIVLTGNFGNDAFGDPIPELRAIFATAGASTGRFFTNAINTRTRGIDLVISHKTSLGNGSLQTSFSGNYNKNEVTKVNPLSDKLAGQEDIYYGPQERSLIETNSPNIKSTLQFVYSVNKISFMYRNTYFGKVTRNGFPFGGEQVHAAKVVVDITASYKITKALSATLGANNVFDVFPDKQIYENSYFGVFKYAPVQMGTTGRYMFARLSYNL, encoded by the coding sequence ATGAAGAATATTTTACTGATTGTAAGTCTTTTTTTGAGTATAGATTCACTAGCTCAAAAAATTCAGGGAAAAGTGATTGATGCCCAAAAGCAAGCATTGGTGGGTGTGAGTATTATTCAAAAAGGCACTAACAACGGAGTTGTGTCAAACAGCAATGGCGAGTTTGAACTACCATTAAAAGCCAATACCAACAACGAAATACAGGTATCATTGGTAGGATATATCACAAGAACAGTAAAATCGAGTGGTCAAGGCTCTCTTTCGATTGTCTTGCAGGAAGACACCAAGCAATTGAATGAAGTTGTGGTGGTGGGTTCTAGAAGTTCGCAAAATAGAACCGTAGTCAATTCGGCTGTACCTGTTGATATTATTGCCCTCAAAGATATTCAGACCACCAATCCATTGCTGAATGTCAATGATATTTTGAACTATTTAGTGCCATCGTTCAATGCCAATAGGCAATCGGCTTCAGATGGAACAGAGCATATCGACCCAGCTTCATTGCGTGGCCTTGGCCCCGACCAGGTGTTGGTTTTGATCAATGGTAAAAGAAGACATACTACGTCGCTGGTAAACTACCAAAACACCGTAGGGAATGGTTCGGTAGGAACAGACCTCAATGCTATTCCTGTAAGTGCTATCGACCGCATAGAGGTACTCCGTGATGGTGCATCGGCACAATATGGCTCGGATGCTATAGCTGGTGTAATCAATATAGTACTAAAGAAAAACGCAGGCTTTGCGGCCAATGCAACAGGTGGAGTTACCTCGCGAGGAGATGGCCAAACAGCAGACCTAAATTTGTATTATGGAACTACTTTTGCTAAAGAAAAAGGGCATGTGAGTATTGCTACACAATTTAATAACCGCGAAAAAACTTCTCGCTCACAAAATCATGATTTGATAATTTTTGACCAATCTAGTTTGGGAAATTTCTTTGCGTATGATTTTACCGAAAACCCAGCCGCATCTCGAAAATTTGATGATGATGAATTAAAAAAGAGAGGTTTAACTCGCGACGACTTTAATTTTCAGGTAGGCGATGCCAAAATTAGCAATATTCAAGCTTTTGTGAATTCGGGATATAAAGTATCTGAAAAAACAGAACTTTATGCTTTTGGTGGATTGGGTTTTAGAAAAGGCACAGGCTTTGGCTTTAGACGTTTGCCAAGCGAAGAAACCGTTGTGTTGAGTTTATTTCCAAATGGTTTCCAGCCACATCTTAATTCTGATATTTTCGATGGGTCGTTGGCTGTTGGGGCTAAATTCAAACTAGGAGAGACCAGTATTTTAGACCTTAGCAATACTTTCGGGACTAACTCATTTGGCTACGAAGTAAGTAATACTAACAATGCTTCGTTGGGCGATAAAAGTCCTACTTCTTTCAATGCGGGTTCACACCGATTTTCACAAAATACCATAAATATTGATTATTCATCGTATTTGAAAGAGGTACTAAGTGGCTTAAACTTTGCCGCAGGAGCAGAATATAGAAATGAAAACTACCAAATTAAAGCAGGAGAGGAGGCATCGTATATCAACGGTGGAGCTCAGTCTTTCCCAGGTTTTAGTCCTTTGAATGCCCTCAATAAGAGCCGCCATAATTGGGCGTTATATACCGACCTAGAGGCCAATCTTACTACTAAGTTTTTGGTGAGTGGAGCATTACGATTTGAAGATTACTCAGATTTTGGGAATACCCTCAATGGCAAGGTTGCAGCACGTTATAGCTTTTCAGACGTATTTTCTATTCGTGGGGCATATAGTACTGGTTTCCGAGCTCCATCTTTGCATCAGCAGTATTTCAACAACATCGCCACTGACGTTGTAGATGGCGTTCTATTAAACTCTGGTATTTTTACCAACGACAGCCCTATCGCCAAAGCAATAGGTATACCAAAGCTAAAGCAAGAAACATCAAAAAATGCTACAGTAGGTTTTACCATTTCGCCTAGCAAAGCTTTTGCTATTACAGTAGATGCTTATCAAATACAAGTAGATGATAGAATTGTACTGACTGGCAATTTTGGGAATGATGCCTTTGGCGACCCAATTCCTGAGTTAAGAGCTATTTTTGCAACGGCAGGAGCTTCAACGGGTCGTTTTTTTACGAATGCTATCAATACCCGTACACGAGGTATCGACTTGGTAATATCGCATAAAACATCGCTTGGTAATGGGAGTTTACAAACTTCTTTCTCGGGTAATTACAACAAAAACGAGGTGACAAAAGTAAATCCGTTGTCTGATAAGCTAGCTGGACAAGAAGATATTTATTATGGGCCACAAGAAAGAAGTTTGATAGAAACCAATTCACCCAACATAAAAAGTACATTGCAGTTTGTATATAGTGTAAACAAAATAAGTTTTATGTATCGTAATACTTATTTTGGCAAAGTAACTCGTAATGGTTTTCCATTTGGAGGCGAGCAGGTACACGCTGCAAAAGTGGTGGTCGATATAACAGCTTCGTACAAAATTACGAAGGCGTTGAGTGCAACCCTCGGTGCAAACAATGTATTTGATGTATTTCCTGACAAGCAAATTTATGAAAACTCCTATTTTGGGGTTTTCAAATACGCTCCTGTACAAATGGGTACAACAGGACGATATATGTTTGCAAGACTCAGTTATAACTTATAA
- a CDS encoding APC family permease: MSKIHKIGWKTAITLVVSNMVGTGVFTSLGFQLNDVQNVWSIVLLWVLGGVLALIGAFTFAELGTHYQKSGGDYIFISEGFHPYLGYLSAWTSMIVGFSAPVAIAAIAMEAYLSPFAIPHLRAYTVLIIVAISFFHSFSLKQSGTFQVATTIIKIAFILLLLGLGIWFAPFPDNAVNTTAPMIDEVFKSGFAVSLLYVTYAYTGWNAAAYIVDEIDNPKKDLPKALIIGTISVIVIYVLLQLVFLKFASFKQLQGQTEVALIATGNILGRIGNRWISAGIAFQLIATMSSYIWIGPRIIHSMAQHYTLWKSLRPTNRHGIPTRAIWLQCSIILILMLSGTLQQILLYTSFLLQLMGTLAVASILGAPRKETSFKSPFRPYLQYAYIIFSVLVLLFIIWDKPFESLVGLIILIIGSLTYWISKQMDKK, encoded by the coding sequence ATGTCAAAGATTCATAAGATAGGTTGGAAAACAGCAATTACTTTGGTAGTATCTAATATGGTAGGTACAGGTGTTTTTACAAGCCTTGGGTTTCAGCTCAACGATGTACAAAATGTATGGAGTATTGTCTTGTTGTGGGTTTTGGGAGGTGTTTTGGCCTTAATTGGGGCATTTACTTTTGCCGAATTGGGTACACATTATCAAAAATCGGGAGGCGATTATATATTTATTAGTGAAGGGTTTCACCCATATTTAGGATATTTATCGGCTTGGACATCCATGATAGTTGGTTTTTCGGCTCCTGTAGCTATTGCTGCTATTGCCATGGAAGCCTATTTGTCGCCTTTTGCTATTCCGCATTTGAGGGCATATACTGTTCTTATTATTGTTGCAATCTCCTTTTTTCACTCTTTTAGCTTAAAGCAAAGCGGTACATTTCAGGTAGCTACAACCATTATAAAAATTGCTTTTATATTGCTATTATTAGGTTTGGGAATATGGTTTGCTCCTTTTCCTGACAATGCCGTTAATACTACAGCACCGATGATCGACGAAGTTTTTAAATCGGGTTTTGCCGTTTCGTTGTTGTACGTCACCTATGCCTACACAGGATGGAATGCCGCCGCCTATATTGTAGACGAAATAGATAACCCTAAAAAGGATTTACCCAAAGCCCTAATTATTGGTACTATTTCGGTAATCGTTATTTATGTATTGTTACAATTAGTTTTTCTAAAATTTGCTAGTTTTAAACAACTACAAGGCCAAACCGAAGTAGCACTAATTGCTACAGGCAATATTCTTGGGCGTATTGGCAACCGCTGGATAAGTGCAGGTATAGCCTTTCAGTTGATTGCTACTATGAGTTCGTATATTTGGATTGGCCCACGCATTATTCATTCAATGGCACAGCATTATACACTCTGGAAATCGCTGCGTCCTACCAATCGGCATGGTATTCCTACACGAGCTATCTGGCTTCAGTGTTCTATTATTTTGATATTAATGTTGTCGGGTACTTTGCAACAAATCTTGCTTTATACTTCATTTTTATTGCAACTGATGGGTACGTTGGCTGTAGCGAGTATACTGGGAGCACCAAGGAAAGAAACCAGTTTCAAAAGCCCTTTCCGACCTTATTTACAATATGCCTACATTATTTTTAGTGTATTGGTGTTGCTATTTATTATATGGGACAAACCATTTGAAAGTTTGGTTGGACTAATTATTTTAATCATAGGTTCACTTACTTACTGGATTTCTAAACAGATGGATAAGAAATAA
- a CDS encoding SDR family NAD(P)-dependent oxidoreductase, whose translation MSKLAIITGASSGIGKATAEAFAKLGIDLILCGRRIERLEALKETLEKSVNVHILTFDVRNREAVETALNSLPEALKQVDILVNNAGNAHGLGTIQDGEVADWDAMIDGNVKGLLYVSKVVMPWMIARQAGHIINISSIAGKQTYPNGNVYCASKAAVEAISEGMRLDLNPHGIKVTNVAPGAVETEFSLVRFKGDNERSDSVYKGFQPLVAEDIADIIAFAVTRPAHVVMADILVYPTAQASPSVINRK comes from the coding sequence ATGTCAAAATTAGCCATTATTACAGGAGCCAGTTCGGGTATCGGTAAAGCAACAGCCGAAGCCTTTGCCAAGTTAGGAATAGATTTGATTCTTTGCGGAAGACGTATCGAACGTTTGGAAGCTCTGAAAGAAACTTTAGAAAAAAGTGTAAATGTACATATCTTAACTTTTGATGTACGTAATAGAGAGGCCGTAGAAACAGCCTTGAATAGCTTGCCCGAAGCACTCAAGCAAGTAGATATTTTGGTTAATAATGCTGGAAATGCACATGGCTTAGGCACGATTCAAGATGGCGAGGTAGCCGACTGGGATGCAATGATTGACGGTAATGTAAAGGGTTTATTGTATGTGTCGAAGGTAGTGATGCCTTGGATGATTGCCCGTCAGGCAGGGCATATTATCAATATTAGCTCGATTGCTGGTAAGCAGACTTACCCCAATGGTAATGTATATTGTGCTTCAAAAGCGGCTGTAGAGGCTATTTCCGAAGGAATGCGTTTAGATTTGAATCCACACGGAATCAAAGTAACAAATGTAGCCCCAGGAGCGGTAGAAACCGAGTTTTCTTTGGTTCGTTTCAAAGGCGACAATGAGCGTTCTGATTCGGTGTATAAGGGTTTTCAGCCTTTGGTAGCTGAAGATATCGCCGATATTATAGCCTTTGCTGTAACTCGCCCTGCTCATGTAGTTATGGCCGATATTTTGGTATATCCAACGGCTCAGGCTTCACCTTCGGTAATTAATAGAAAATAA
- the rlmB gene encoding 23S rRNA (guanosine(2251)-2'-O)-methyltransferase RlmB, translating into MSEENKFNGPKKPFKYFNQQPKPDNKDIVFGIQSVLETLRSGKEIDKILVQRELGSLEVLEFARLRGIPVQKVPTEKLDRITRKNHQGVIAFVSAINYAKLDNVVAGIYEKGEIPLLLILDRITDVRNFGAIARTAECTGVNAIVIPTKGAAQINADAMKTSSGALNFLPVCREENLYQTVKYLQESGIQVVGCTEKVSKNIFDLDFSIPTAIIMGSEEDGISDELLKIADDLASIPMTGRVGSLNVSVANGVILYEAVRQRLSI; encoded by the coding sequence ATGTCAGAAGAAAACAAGTTCAATGGGCCTAAAAAGCCTTTTAAATATTTTAATCAACAACCCAAGCCCGACAACAAAGACATTGTGTTTGGGATTCAATCGGTTTTAGAAACACTTCGTTCAGGAAAAGAAATAGATAAAATTCTGGTACAAAGAGAATTAGGCTCTTTGGAAGTACTCGAATTTGCCCGTTTAAGAGGTATTCCCGTACAAAAAGTACCTACAGAAAAACTTGATAGAATTACTCGTAAAAATCACCAAGGGGTAATTGCGTTTGTTTCGGCTATCAATTATGCCAAACTCGACAACGTAGTTGCAGGTATTTACGAAAAAGGTGAAATACCCCTGTTGCTAATCCTCGATCGTATTACCGACGTTCGCAACTTTGGGGCAATTGCTCGTACAGCCGAATGTACAGGGGTAAATGCCATTGTGATCCCTACCAAAGGAGCAGCTCAAATCAATGCCGATGCCATGAAAACGTCTTCGGGAGCATTGAACTTTTTGCCAGTTTGTAGAGAAGAAAACTTATACCAAACTGTCAAATATCTACAAGAATCAGGTATTCAGGTAGTAGGATGTACCGAAAAAGTATCGAAAAATATCTTTGATTTAGACTTCTCTATTCCAACAGCCATTATTATGGGTTCTGAAGAAGACGGTATCTCGGACGAGCTTTTAAAGATTGCCGATGACTTGGCAAGTATCCCAATGACAGGCCGTGTTGGTTCGCTAAACGTATCAGTAGCCAATGGCGTAATTTTATATGAAGCTGTTCGCCAACGATTGAGCATTTAA
- a CDS encoding GWxTD domain-containing protein, with the protein MKKLIYLLSSLYLLWACAPTSPTAKKNSGQNLENRVPLQRIATKSKFLDNGNTVRVYVNLHLDRTTSQSDALKELVISYNLLSDYNNKQPIASSTVALTTENFLNDSGWFTVWFDIPKPKDLLTAVVMTDIRDNRTNNKVTNDCFVRFQSGKVSDYFMFFDKTGKLPILKSFFSVTDTVILRSLDNKNQNFKAFRYKYEFDPALSPMATSQRVPQKSLYVDSAFSIKSNTLVHLNTEALYYFTRDTTESFGIGTMVVDKRFPKFTRPEKLVRPLIYMSTSSETADLYGSREAKKALDNYWLNIMQGNQNNAKRTIKAFFQRVEQANRMFTSYKEGWKTDKGMVWIIMGDPTRITRTKDKEVWTYTRNSQYSEVNFTFNKRANQFVEDHYELQRYAEYQSIWFPTVEQWRNGDIVVK; encoded by the coding sequence ATGAAAAAACTTATTTACCTATTATCTTCTCTCTATCTTTTATGGGCTTGTGCTCCGACTTCGCCAACAGCCAAAAAAAATAGTGGGCAAAACCTCGAAAATCGTGTGCCTCTACAACGTATTGCTACCAAAAGTAAGTTTTTGGATAATGGCAATACGGTTCGTGTATATGTTAATTTGCACCTCGACCGCACTACCTCACAAAGCGATGCCCTAAAGGAATTGGTAATTAGCTACAATTTGCTTAGTGACTACAACAACAAACAGCCTATTGCAAGCAGCACGGTAGCTCTTACTACCGAAAACTTCCTCAACGACTCAGGTTGGTTTACGGTTTGGTTTGATATCCCCAAACCCAAAGATTTACTAACGGCCGTAGTAATGACCGATATTCGTGACAACCGCACCAACAACAAAGTCACTAATGATTGCTTCGTTCGCTTTCAGTCGGGCAAGGTAAGTGACTATTTTATGTTTTTTGACAAAACAGGTAAATTACCGATTCTCAAAAGCTTTTTTTCTGTTACAGATACAGTGATCCTAAGAAGCCTCGACAACAAAAACCAAAATTTTAAGGCTTTCAGATATAAATACGAGTTTGATCCAGCTCTTTCTCCAATGGCTACTTCGCAACGTGTGCCACAGAAAAGCCTATACGTCGATTCTGCATTTTCGATTAAGTCCAATACATTGGTGCATCTTAATACCGAAGCTCTTTATTATTTTACCCGCGATACAACCGAATCTTTTGGTATAGGTACTATGGTGGTAGATAAGCGTTTTCCCAAGTTTACTCGTCCCGAAAAGCTAGTTCGACCACTCATTTATATGAGTACAAGCTCCGAAACAGCCGATTTGTATGGCTCAAGAGAAGCTAAAAAAGCCTTAGACAACTATTGGCTCAATATCATGCAGGGCAACCAAAATAATGCCAAAAGAACCATAAAAGCATTTTTTCAACGTGTTGAGCAAGCCAACCGAATGTTTACAAGCTATAAAGAAGGCTGGAAAACCGATAAAGGAATGGTTTGGATTATCATGGGCGACCCTACTCGAATTACACGAACCAAAGATAAAGAGGTGTGGACATATACCCGTAATAGCCAATATTCGGAAGTAAATTTTACTTTTAACAAAAGAGCCAATCAATTTGTGGAAGACCACTACGAGCTACAACGCTACGCCGAATACCAATCCATTTGGTTTCCAACAGTAGAACAATGGCGAAATGGTGATATTGTGGTAAAATAA
- a CDS encoding class I SAM-dependent methyltransferase: MYKTTEIASSEIISDNPVHQRLLFPYIEAAKIVSGDLLEIGCGTGRGVAVLAPSVKNYTGVDKNEPLMTKLTGEYPDFKFIDMFLPPLKGIADNSFDYIVTFQVIEHIEDDVAFIKEAYRVLKPGGKLILTTVNRKYSLSRNPWHVREYLAKELKDLILRYFPTIQTKGIHGNAKVMAYYEENKRSVQKITKFDVFNLQYRLPRWMLQIPYDIANRLSRNLIQKSDGKLVSDITWQDYFINDDAEECFDFFYIATK; the protein is encoded by the coding sequence ATGTATAAAACTACCGAAATCGCTTCTTCCGAGATTATTTCCGACAACCCTGTACACCAGCGATTGTTGTTCCCTTATATTGAGGCCGCTAAAATTGTTTCAGGTGATTTGCTTGAAATAGGTTGTGGCACTGGTAGAGGAGTAGCCGTGTTGGCTCCTTCTGTAAAAAACTATACGGGTGTTGACAAAAACGAGCCATTGATGACCAAGCTAACTGGCGAATACCCCGACTTTAAGTTTATCGATATGTTTTTGCCACCTCTCAAAGGTATTGCCGATAATTCTTTTGATTATATTGTTACTTTTCAAGTAATAGAGCATATCGAAGATGATGTAGCTTTTATCAAAGAGGCTTATAGGGTATTGAAACCTGGTGGTAAATTGATTCTCACTACCGTAAACCGCAAATACTCGCTGTCGAGAAACCCTTGGCACGTTAGAGAATATTTGGCAAAGGAGCTAAAAGATTTGATTTTACGCTATTTCCCTACTATCCAAACCAAGGGTATTCACGGCAATGCCAAGGTGATGGCTTACTATGAAGAAAATAAGCGTTCGGTACAAAAAATCACCAAATTTGATGTTTTCAATCTTCAATATCGTTTGCCAAGATGGATGTTGCAGATTCCTTATGATATTGCCAATCGCTTGAGCCGTAATTTGATTCAAAAATCAGATGGTAAATTGGTTTCAGATATTACTTGGCAAGATTATTTTATCAATGACGATGCCGAAGAATGTTTTGACTTCTTTTATATTGCTACAAAATAG
- a CDS encoding O-methyltransferase, with amino-acid sequence MDFLPQNISDYAEAHTTAEHDLLKKLNRDTHLKILQPRMLSGHLQGRFLAEISHLMRPRRILEIGTYTGYSALCLAEGLVDDGKLITIDINEELETFTRSFFEASAFAHKIEYIIGDAAEIIPTLNEVFDLVFIDADKMNYTKYYNLVFDLVRKGGYILSDNVLWSGKVANIQEGKKIDKDTRNLLDFNKMCHDDPRTENILLPIRDGIMISRKI; translated from the coding sequence ATGGACTTTCTCCCACAAAATATCAGCGATTATGCAGAGGCACATACTACTGCCGAGCATGATTTGCTGAAAAAACTTAATAGAGATACTCATCTGAAAATCCTGCAACCTCGAATGCTTTCGGGGCATTTGCAGGGGCGTTTTTTGGCAGAAATTAGCCATCTGATGCGTCCTCGCCGAATTTTAGAAATTGGAACTTATACGGGGTATTCGGCTTTGTGCCTAGCTGAAGGGCTGGTCGATGACGGTAAACTAATCACTATCGATATCAACGAAGAGCTTGAAACGTTTACTCGAAGCTTTTTTGAAGCTTCGGCTTTTGCCCATAAAATCGAATATATTATTGGCGATGCTGCCGAGATTATTCCTACCCTAAACGAGGTATTTGATTTAGTATTTATAGATGCCGACAAAATGAATTATACCAAATATTATAACTTGGTATTTGATTTAGTTAGAAAAGGGGGGTATATCTTGTCGGACAATGTGCTGTGGAGTGGTAAAGTGGCCAATATTCAAGAAGGTAAAAAAATCGACAAGGATACACGAAATCTACTGGATTTCAATAAGATGTGTCACGACGACCCACGTACCGAGAATATTCTGTTACCAATTCGAGACGGTATAATGATAAGTCGGAAAATATAG